A genome region from Prionailurus viverrinus isolate Anna chromosome A3, UM_Priviv_1.0, whole genome shotgun sequence includes the following:
- the ADD2 gene encoding beta-adducin isoform X3: protein MSEETVPEAASPPPPQGQQYFDRFSEDDPEYLRLRGRAADLRQDFNLMEQKKRVTMILQSPSFREELEGLIQEQMKKGNNSSNIWALRQIADFMASTSHAVFPTSSMNFSMMTPINDLHTADTLNLAKGERLMRCKISSVYRLLDLYGWAQLSDTYVTLRVSKEQDHFLISPKGVSCSEVTASSLIKVNILGEVVEKGSSCFPVDTTGFCLHSAIYAARPDVRCIIHLHTPATAAVSAMKCGLLPVSHNALLVGDMAYYDFNGGMEQEADRISLQKCLGPTCKILVLRNHGVVALGDTVEEAFYKVFHLQAACEIQVSALSSAGGVENLILLEQEKHRPHEVGSVQWAGSTFGPMQKSRLGEHEFEALMRMLDNLGYRTGYTYRYPFVQEKTKHKSEVEIPATVTAFVFEEDGVPMPALRQHAQKQQKEKTRWLNTPNTYLRVNVADEVQRSMGSPRPKTTWMKADEVEKSSSGMPIRIENPNQFVPLYTDPQEVLDMRNKIREQNRQDVKSAGPQSQLLASVIAEKSRSPSTESQLMSKGDADTKDDSEETVPNPFSQLTDQELEEYKKEVERKKLELDGEKETPAEEPGSPVRSAPASPAQSPAKSETKSPLVSPSKSLDEGAKTETSKATTEPETTQPEGVVVNGKEEEQTAEEILSKGLSQMTTNADTDVDTSKDKTESVTSGPMSPEGSPSKSPSKKKKKFRTPSFLKKSKKKEKVES, encoded by the exons TCTTTCAGGGAGGAGCTGGAAGGCCTCATCCAGGAGCAGATGAAGAAGGGGAACAATTCCTCCAACATCTGGGCCCTGCGGCAGATCGCGGACTTCATGGCCAGCACCTCCCACGCAGTCTTCCCAACATCTTCCATGA ACTTCTCCATGATGACACCCATCAATGACCTCCACACAGCTGACACCTTGAACCTGGCCAAGGGAGAGCGGCTCATGCGGTGCAAGATCAGCAGCGTGTACCGTCTCTTAGACCTTTATGGCTGGGCCCAGCTGAGCGACACCTACGTTACG CTGAGAGTCAGCAAGGAACAGGATCACTTCCTGATTAGCCCTAAGGGAGTTTCTTGTAGTGAAGTCACCGCATCCAGCCTG ATCAAGGTGAATATCCTGGGAGAGGTGGTGGAGAAGGGCAGCAGCTGCTTCCCAGTGGATACCACGGGCTTCTGTCTGCATTCGGCCATCTACGCAGCCAGACCTGACGTGCGTTGCATCATCCACCTGCACACGCCAGCCACCGCAGCC GTGTCGGCCATGAAGTGCGGCCTCCTGCCTGTCTCCCACAATGCCCTGCTGGTGGGGGACATGGCCTACTATGACTTCAATGGTGGGATGGAGCAGGAAGCGGATCGAATCAGCCTGCAGAAGTGCCTTGGACCCACCTGCAAG ATCCTGGTGCTAAGAAACCATGGAGTGGTTGCTCTAGGTGACACCGTGGAGGAGGCGTTTTATAAGGTCTTCCACCTGCAGGCTGCATGTGAGATACAG GTGTCCGCCCTGTCCAGCGCTGGGGGAGTGGAGAACCTCATCCTCCTGGAGCAGGAGAAGCACCGACCCcacgaagtgggctctgtgcagtgGGCAGGGAGCACCTTCGGACCCATGCAGAAGAGCCGGCTGGGGGAGCACGAGTTTGAGGCCCTCATGAGGATGCTGGACAACCTG GGTTACAGAACAGGCTACACATACCGCTATCCCTTTGTTCAAgagaaaaccaaacacaaaagtgAGGTGGAGATTCCAGCCACCGTCACAGCCTTCGTGTTTGAGGAGGACGGGGTCCCAATGCCTGCCTTGCGGCAGCAtgcccaaaaacagcagaaggagAAGACCCGTTGGCTCAACACGCCCAATACCTACCTACGGGTCAACGTGGCTGACGAGGTGCAGAGGAGCATGGGCAGCCCCCGGCCCAAGACCACA TGGATGAAGGCTGATGAAGTGGAGAAATCCAGCAGTGGCATGCCAATACGGATCGAAAACCCAAACCAATTTGTGCCTCTCTATACCGACCCCCAAGAAGTGCTGGACATGCGGAACAAG ATTCGAGAACAAAACCGACAAGATGTGAAGTCAGCGGGGCCTCAATCCCAGCTCCTGGCGAGCGTCATCGCTGAGAAGAGTCGAAGCCCG TCTACAGAGAGCCAGCTGATGTCCAAGGGCGATGCGGATACCAAAGACGACTCAGAGGAGACTGTGCCCAACCCCTTCAGCCAACTCACTGACCAGGAGCTGGAGGAGTACAAGAAGGAGGTGGAGAGGAAGAAACTAGAACTTGACG gagagaaagaaacccctGCAGAGGAGCCTGGCTCCCCTGTAAGGTCTGCACCTGCTTctccagcacagagtccagcaaAGTCAGAGACGAAGAGCCCCCTGGTCTCTCCCTCCAAGTCTTTAGACG AAGGTGCTAAGACAGAAACAAGCAAAGccaccacagagcctgaaacaACGCAGCCAGAAGGAGTGGTGGTCAACgggaaggaggaagaacagaCCGCAGAGGAAATTCTCAGCAAGGGCTTGAGCCAGATGACCACCAATGCTGACACAGATGTTGATACCTCTAAGGACAAAACTGAGTCGGTCACCAGCGGCCCCATGTCCCCAGAGGGCTCACCTTCCAAGTCTCCctccaaaaagaagaagaaattccgAACCCCGTCCTTCctgaaaaagagcaaaaagaaggagaaagtggAGTCCTGA